One window from the genome of Parasegetibacter sp. NRK P23 encodes:
- a CDS encoding cellulase family glycosylhydrolase, translating into MKKLLLLALLLAGIASVEAQFVTVRNHQFILNGQPYYYIGTNYWYGSLLPLEKDLNRGINRLRRELDQLKALGVTNLRVLAGAEGEGLVQGVERVGPALQPEKGKFNEGVLKGLDILLVEMKKRNMKAIVFFSNNWEWSGGFIQYLRWNNVISEETFRKKLDWDELRDVVSKFYSCAPCLEDYNKHMNVVLNHTNHLTGKKYTEDPTIMAWELANEPRPMRPAANEAYAKWIADVSAAIKKKAPKQLVTLGHEGTIGTADDELYERIHLDKNVDYLTIHIWPKNWGWFTHTDSTEQVKNAYKLSAEYVEKHVQLARKLKKPLVIEEFGWNRDSMVYSHKGATATRDEYYRQIFSEWLKHKQTGDVIAGANFWAYGGDARPIPGQDFKKKGDEWMGDPPMEQQGLYSVFSSDSSTLKLIRSFTKPVTDQR; encoded by the coding sequence ATGAAAAAACTACTGTTATTGGCACTGCTACTGGCCGGCATTGCTTCCGTGGAGGCACAATTCGTAACCGTACGTAACCACCAGTTCATATTGAACGGTCAGCCCTACTATTATATCGGCACCAATTACTGGTACGGTTCTTTACTTCCGCTGGAAAAAGATTTGAACCGGGGTATCAACCGCCTCCGGCGGGAACTGGACCAGCTAAAAGCCCTGGGCGTAACAAATTTGCGGGTATTGGCCGGCGCTGAAGGAGAAGGATTGGTACAGGGCGTGGAACGTGTGGGCCCGGCACTGCAACCGGAGAAAGGAAAGTTTAATGAAGGGGTGTTGAAAGGGCTGGATATATTGCTGGTGGAGATGAAGAAAAGAAATATGAAGGCTATCGTTTTCTTCAGCAACAACTGGGAATGGAGCGGTGGATTCATCCAATACCTGCGGTGGAACAATGTGATCAGCGAAGAAACTTTCCGCAAAAAACTGGATTGGGATGAACTTCGCGATGTGGTGAGCAAATTCTACTCCTGCGCACCCTGCCTGGAAGATTACAACAAACACATGAACGTGGTACTGAACCATACCAACCACCTCACCGGTAAAAAATATACGGAAGACCCCACCATCATGGCCTGGGAACTCGCCAACGAACCGCGTCCCATGCGTCCGGCTGCCAATGAGGCTTACGCGAAATGGATCGCCGACGTTTCAGCTGCCATCAAAAAGAAAGCGCCCAAACAACTGGTGACCCTGGGACACGAAGGCACCATCGGTACCGCCGACGACGAATTGTACGAACGCATTCACCTGGACAAGAACGTTGACTACCTCACCATTCATATCTGGCCCAAAAACTGGGGCTGGTTCACCCATACGGATTCCACAGAGCAGGTGAAGAACGCCTACAAACTGAGCGCGGAATACGTGGAGAAGCATGTACAACTGGCGCGAAAACTGAAGAAACCGTTAGTAATAGAAGAATTCGGCTGGAACCGAGACAGTATGGTGTATTCCCACAAGGGGGCTACTGCTACCCGTGATGAATACTACCGCCAGATTTTTTCCGAATGGTTAAAACACAAACAAACAGGCGATGTAATTGCCGGGGCAAATTTCTGGGCCTATGGCGGAGATGCGCGGCCCATACCCGGACAGGACTTCAAAAAGAAAGGCGACGAATGGATGGGTGATCCACCCATGGAACAGCAGGGATTGTATTCCGTTTTCTCTTCCGACAGTTCCACGTTGAAGCTCATCCGCTCGTTCACCAAGCCAGTAACCGACCAGCGCTAA
- a CDS encoding IPT/TIG domain-containing protein, producing MRTSTFYKLIVPLSILFCCIFISCKKDEDGRPDNAPGTPTFTAITPTEGGGGTLLTLSGAGLGDIRTIVFDNQDVPTAVQPTLNTDKNILFRVPDTAFGGPQHIILTNSAGKTLSVPFNVIALPSVSDVSNYNFTAGTRLTLTGNNLDDVSTVTITGTSDAATIVSKSRKTMVIDMPATNMNRGTLDITNASGKITTTQEFVNVDKALLIFTDAYGPDFSDNSWGDGAFISSTEFKSGTKSVAKTYAKGNWHLIGFANWWPRVAYSPDYKYLSFWVKGASADHSLYVYSLQQEPDKDNESLGYKVDIPANTWKYFKIPLTEAKLWGATPSGTFSVLRFRIHGPDNANETFHFDDIMLVK from the coding sequence ATGCGCACAAGCACTTTTTATAAACTAATCGTTCCGTTGTCCATACTTTTCTGTTGCATCTTTATTTCCTGCAAAAAGGATGAGGATGGACGTCCCGACAACGCACCAGGCACGCCCACCTTTACGGCCATCACGCCCACCGAAGGTGGTGGCGGTACACTGCTCACCCTTTCAGGAGCGGGTTTGGGTGATATCCGCACTATCGTATTTGACAACCAGGATGTGCCCACAGCCGTTCAGCCTACGCTGAATACCGATAAGAACATTCTTTTCCGCGTACCTGATACCGCTTTCGGCGGACCGCAGCACATCATTCTTACCAACAGCGCAGGGAAAACATTGTCGGTGCCATTCAACGTAATCGCCCTTCCAAGTGTTTCAGATGTTTCCAATTACAACTTCACCGCAGGCACCAGGCTTACGCTTACAGGCAACAACCTGGATGATGTTTCCACCGTAACCATTACCGGCACCAGTGACGCCGCCACCATCGTTTCAAAATCAAGAAAAACAATGGTGATAGATATGCCTGCTACCAATATGAACCGCGGTACGCTTGACATCACAAACGCCTCCGGAAAAATAACCACCACACAGGAATTCGTGAACGTCGACAAGGCCCTGCTCATTTTCACCGACGCATACGGTCCTGATTTCAGTGACAACTCCTGGGGCGACGGCGCTTTTATTTCCAGCACCGAATTCAAATCGGGAACCAAATCCGTGGCCAAAACCTACGCCAAAGGCAACTGGCACCTGATTGGATTCGCCAACTGGTGGCCCCGAGTAGCCTACTCACCCGACTACAAATACCTGAGCTTCTGGGTAAAGGGCGCTTCCGCAGACCACAGCCTGTACGTGTATTCCCTTCAGCAGGAGCCCGACAAAGACAATGAATCACTCGGCTATAAGGTGGACATCCCCGCCAATACCTGGAAGTATTTCAAGATTCCGCTTACCGAAGCGAAACTCTGGGGCGCAACCCCTTCCGGAACTTTCTCCGTACTCCGGTTCAGGATACATGGCCCGGATAACGCGAATGAAACCTTCCATTTCGATGATATCATGCTGGTAAAATAG
- a CDS encoding RagB/SusD family nutrient uptake outer membrane protein translates to MKKTTLYALGIAAITMASCKKDFIERSSLDGTTLSNFYNTEAEVRSLTSTLYGLPWSGYENRAMDAIGDVMAGNEYTGGGNADDAPFLNFTLASTAVRVADAWKVFYKIGGWTSEYMKALEQKKAMGGNATFLDPAIAECHFFRGTVYFFIARIWGHAPIVTDPGQTALTGNFNIPRYLKQDVLRFALEELQAAEAGLPETDPVPGRLTKNSARGMMAKLYLYNKDYEKAKAKAWEVISSNKHDLVQDYAGMFNSSSFNNNIESLFSIQHQLTSNPWGSGNQKNPDRGPSNLQTDEAAMWELYIPSMDIQDAYEFGDIRRKGSMMEHGWSKAEWKPQSSNGTYNSFMANGYKYDTIQPAGGMGGQKNDTRTNIAKYVVGPGKKYGGEAVLGMNTGINTMVLRYADVLLIYAEAVLGTSASTSDAEALKAFNKVRKRAQLSEKTSITAEDILKERRVEFAFEGDYWFDIQRQGFAKAKQIIEAQNRGNKEYPFYVTNFTERMMYLPIPAGEILQDPELAKDPVPYY, encoded by the coding sequence ATGAAAAAAACAACGCTTTACGCACTGGGCATCGCGGCTATCACGATGGCATCATGCAAAAAAGATTTTATAGAACGCAGTTCACTCGATGGTACCACTTTATCCAATTTTTACAACACGGAAGCTGAAGTAAGAAGTCTGACCAGTACACTCTACGGCTTACCCTGGTCCGGCTACGAGAACCGCGCCATGGATGCCATCGGCGATGTGATGGCCGGCAACGAATACACCGGCGGCGGCAATGCGGACGATGCACCATTCCTGAACTTCACCCTTGCCTCCACCGCAGTTCGTGTGGCCGATGCCTGGAAAGTATTCTACAAAATAGGTGGCTGGACCAGCGAATACATGAAAGCGCTGGAACAGAAAAAGGCCATGGGCGGGAACGCTACTTTTCTTGATCCCGCTATCGCTGAATGTCATTTCTTCCGGGGAACCGTGTACTTCTTCATAGCGAGAATTTGGGGACACGCGCCTATTGTAACGGATCCAGGACAAACCGCGTTAACCGGCAACTTCAATATTCCCCGCTACCTGAAACAGGATGTACTGCGCTTTGCGCTGGAAGAATTGCAGGCCGCGGAAGCCGGATTGCCCGAAACCGATCCCGTGCCCGGCAGGCTCACTAAAAATTCCGCCCGTGGCATGATGGCCAAACTCTACCTCTACAACAAAGATTATGAGAAGGCCAAGGCCAAAGCCTGGGAAGTAATCAGCTCCAACAAACACGACCTGGTGCAGGACTACGCAGGTATGTTCAACTCGAGCAGTTTCAACAACAATATTGAATCGCTTTTCTCCATCCAGCACCAGCTTACTTCCAACCCATGGGGTTCGGGGAACCAGAAAAATCCGGATCGCGGTCCATCCAACCTGCAAACCGATGAAGCGGCGATGTGGGAACTCTATATTCCATCCATGGATATTCAGGACGCCTACGAATTCGGTGATATCCGCCGGAAAGGTTCCATGATGGAGCACGGCTGGAGCAAAGCGGAATGGAAGCCGCAATCTTCCAACGGCACCTACAATTCATTTATGGCGAACGGTTATAAATACGATACCATCCAGCCCGCGGGTGGCATGGGCGGACAAAAAAACGATACGCGTACCAACATCGCGAAATACGTTGTGGGACCCGGTAAAAAATACGGCGGAGAAGCTGTATTAGGTATGAATACCGGCATCAACACCATGGTACTGCGTTACGCCGATGTATTGCTGATTTACGCGGAAGCCGTATTGGGTACCAGCGCTTCCACCAGCGATGCAGAGGCTTTGAAAGCATTCAATAAAGTACGGAAACGTGCGCAGCTTTCTGAAAAAACATCCATTACCGCCGAAGATATCCTGAAAGAAAGAAGGGTGGAATTCGCTTTCGAAGGCGATTACTGGTTCGATATCCAGCGCCAGGGCTTCGCGAAAGCGAAACAAATCATAGAAGCGCAGAATAGGGGCAACAAAGAATACCCCTTCTACGTGACCAACTTTACGGAAAGAATGATGTACCTGCCCATCCCGGCGGGGGAGATATTACAAGATCCTGAACTGGCGAAAGATCCCGTTCCCTACTATTGA
- a CDS encoding TonB-dependent receptor — MRNSSLRRVILTLCGVFILLLSYAQEKVITGIISDEKGTPLANATVSAKGQKKSVTSNANGAFSITLPQATTTLSISYVGMRTQDIAIGNRSNILVTLNVAEDKMNEVVVIGYGTRRRGDISSSISTVTEKDIKDLPVSGIDQALQGKVAGVTVTNNTGQPGGGVSVKVRGVTTINSNDPLIVIDGVPFFSNTRSSAGFAGLGGADGQTGNSVMATLNPNDIESVDILKDASAQAIYGSQAANGVILITTKKGKKGEGKINYDVYVGQARIANRLDLMNLREFAQYHNEVAVNPIEEFTNPELLGEGTDWQEAMFRTGQIQNHQLSFSGGKDKTNYYLSMNYFDQTGTLLGSDFKRYSTRFNLDHQLKNWLKMGVSANASRSIQNITLADAAPGAIFDATILNPLTPLKNLDGTWGAGNSTDMGGFRPDIGNPIAESHFRGTKLTNTQVFGNIYAEILFLKNFSFRNEVSYSLGLNNNLAYQRSGNIGTRALQSQLFDRRGNSYYYALRNYVNYNKYFGKHGITATAGHEAQYSYYEEIGGKKVDLQNNILDLNSGNSDKETWELNGGKNQWAMESYFARGTYAYDNRYALSLSIRADGSSNFGPNNKWGYFPGASFAWTLTNERFAANITNTVNNLKIRLGYGLVGNQNLPSGAQNPPYTSAIGFWPGPVGFGNSSYLNGITNPDLSWESVETKNLGIDASFLNNRIDLTVDVYRKTTKDMLLFLTGPRLIGVGDQWDDLKAPIGNDGQMSNTGIDISINSQNIRKENFTWRTNLIFSHFKNKLDKMANSTAGLTGRVYFDNYTLTYTNPGYAVGSFFGLVTDGLFRTQEDLDNSMPQFGYTVKESETWFGDVRFKDISGPNGKPDGIIDASDITYIGSPLPKFTFGLTNSFTYKDVDLSIFLQGNQGSKIFNFLRWRLEKNDNAYFNQSKAVMDRYTTSNTDGSVPRYVIGQVNNIAMSDRYVEDGSYLRIQNITLGYRLPKSIIGKAGIANVRFYASVQNLKTFTKYTGLDPEIGAFNNNIRLMNVDMGHYPVPRTFTVGANIEL, encoded by the coding sequence ATGAGAAATTCTTCATTACGAAGAGTGATACTTACGCTATGCGGCGTTTTTATCCTCCTTCTTTCCTATGCGCAGGAAAAGGTTATAACCGGGATCATATCCGATGAAAAAGGCACACCGCTCGCCAATGCCACCGTTAGCGCAAAGGGGCAGAAAAAGTCGGTAACCAGTAATGCAAACGGCGCCTTCAGCATTACCCTTCCACAAGCCACCACCACACTCTCCATTTCTTATGTGGGCATGCGTACGCAGGATATCGCGATTGGAAACCGTTCGAATATCCTTGTAACACTGAATGTGGCCGAAGACAAAATGAACGAGGTGGTGGTGATCGGTTACGGCACGAGACGCCGTGGCGACATCAGTTCCTCCATTTCCACCGTTACAGAAAAGGACATCAAGGACCTTCCGGTTTCGGGTATCGATCAGGCACTGCAGGGAAAAGTAGCCGGGGTTACCGTTACCAACAACACCGGTCAGCCCGGTGGCGGCGTTTCTGTGAAAGTACGCGGTGTTACCACCATTAACAGCAACGATCCGCTGATTGTAATAGATGGCGTTCCTTTCTTCAGCAATACACGTTCCAGCGCGGGTTTTGCAGGTCTTGGCGGTGCCGATGGGCAAACCGGCAATAGCGTGATGGCCACCCTCAACCCCAACGATATTGAGTCGGTGGATATCCTGAAAGATGCGTCAGCACAGGCCATTTACGGATCACAGGCCGCCAATGGCGTGATTCTCATCACCACCAAGAAAGGGAAAAAAGGAGAAGGTAAGATCAACTACGATGTATATGTTGGTCAGGCCAGAATAGCTAACCGGCTCGACCTGATGAACCTCCGAGAGTTCGCGCAGTACCACAATGAAGTGGCCGTTAATCCCATAGAAGAGTTCACCAACCCTGAACTCCTGGGTGAAGGTACCGATTGGCAGGAGGCGATGTTCCGCACCGGTCAGATCCAGAACCACCAACTGAGTTTCTCGGGCGGAAAAGACAAAACGAATTACTATTTGTCTATGAACTATTTCGACCAGACAGGCACTTTGCTGGGATCCGATTTCAAAAGATATTCCACCCGTTTCAACCTCGATCATCAACTGAAGAACTGGTTGAAAATGGGTGTAAGCGCGAATGCTTCCCGCAGCATCCAGAACATCACGCTGGCGGATGCGGCACCCGGCGCGATATTCGATGCCACCATCCTCAATCCGCTCACACCACTCAAAAACCTGGACGGTACCTGGGGTGCAGGCAACAGTACGGATATGGGCGGCTTCCGTCCTGATATCGGGAATCCCATCGCGGAAAGCCATTTCAGGGGTACCAAACTCACGAATACACAGGTGTTCGGCAACATCTACGCTGAAATCCTCTTCCTCAAAAACTTCAGTTTCAGGAACGAAGTTTCCTATTCTCTTGGGTTGAACAACAACCTCGCCTACCAGCGTTCCGGCAATATCGGCACACGGGCGCTGCAAAGCCAGCTTTTCGACAGAAGAGGTAACAGCTACTATTATGCGCTCAGGAACTATGTAAATTACAACAAGTACTTCGGTAAACACGGCATCACCGCCACAGCGGGCCACGAAGCACAATACTCTTATTACGAAGAGATCGGCGGTAAAAAAGTAGACCTTCAGAACAATATTCTCGACCTGAACAGCGGCAACAGCGACAAGGAAACCTGGGAACTGAACGGAGGAAAGAACCAGTGGGCCATGGAATCCTATTTCGCAAGAGGCACCTATGCTTACGATAACCGCTATGCGCTTTCCCTAAGTATCAGGGCTGATGGCTCCTCCAACTTCGGACCGAACAACAAATGGGGCTACTTCCCCGGTGCATCTTTCGCCTGGACGCTCACCAACGAACGTTTCGCCGCGAACATCACCAACACGGTCAATAACCTGAAAATCCGTTTGGGCTATGGACTTGTAGGCAACCAGAACCTGCCCAGCGGCGCACAGAACCCACCCTATACTTCCGCCATCGGCTTCTGGCCCGGCCCCGTAGGATTCGGCAATTCCAGCTACCTCAACGGCATCACCAACCCGGACCTCAGTTGGGAATCCGTGGAAACGAAGAACCTCGGTATCGACGCGTCGTTCCTCAACAACCGCATCGATCTTACGGTAGATGTATACCGGAAAACCACCAAAGATATGTTGCTGTTCCTCACCGGCCCAAGACTTATTGGCGTAGGCGATCAGTGGGATGACCTGAAAGCACCCATCGGGAATGACGGACAAATGTCCAATACCGGTATCGATATCAGCATCAACTCCCAAAATATCCGCAAAGAAAATTTCACCTGGAGAACCAACCTCATTTTCTCCCACTTCAAAAATAAACTCGACAAAATGGCGAATTCCACCGCCGGCCTTACCGGACGCGTGTATTTCGACAACTACACCCTTACCTATACCAATCCCGGTTATGCGGTAGGTTCTTTCTTCGGACTTGTAACCGATGGACTTTTCCGCACACAGGAAGACCTCGATAATAGTATGCCGCAATTCGGTTATACCGTAAAAGAATCGGAAACCTGGTTCGGCGATGTTCGCTTCAAGGACATCAGCGGCCCCAATGGCAAACCCGACGGCATCATTGACGCAAGTGATATCACTTATATCGGAAGCCCGCTGCCGAAATTCACTTTCGGCCTTACCAACAGCTTCACCTACAAAGACGTTGACCTGTCCATCTTCCTCCAGGGCAACCAGGGATCGAAAATTTTCAACTTCCTCCGCTGGCGCCTGGAGAAGAACGACAACGCCTATTTCAACCAATCCAAAGCAGTGATGGACCGCTATACCACTTCCAATACCGATGGCTCCGTTCCCCGTTACGTGATCGGTCAGGTGAACAACATCGCCATGAGCGACCGCTACGTGGAAGATGGCTCCTACCTCCGCATCCAAAACATTACACTGGGCTACAGGCTTCCCAAATCCATTATCGGGAAGGCCGGTATCGCGAACGTACGGTTCTACGCCTCGGTACAGAACCTAAAAACATTCACGAAGTACACCGGGCTTGATCCGGAAATCGGTGCCTTCAACAACAACATCCGCCTCATGAATGTGGACATGGGCCACTACCCCGTTCCACGCACCTTCACCGTAGGCGCCAATATTGAACTTTAA
- a CDS encoding AraC family transcriptional regulator, with translation MMKTELLREITPLTQSDCFTVFSRTKNKFDFPLHYHQEFELNFIWNAPGAKRMIGDHIEEIEDIELVLVGPDLQHGWFTHKCTSAQIKEVTIQFHRNLFDEHFLQRNQMSFIRAMFERSLRGILFSRETTTAIMPRLMELPQKHGFDSVLELMSILHDLSISRNMRTLSDVSFSNMESFSFNSRRVKEVMHYLNAHFDKNVTLSECARLAAMTDVAFSRFFKARTGKTFIDTLNDIRLGHASRMLIETTQSVNEIAYKCGFNNMSNFNRIFRKKKDCTPRDFREAYTSTGVRAFF, from the coding sequence ATGATGAAAACAGAACTGCTGAGGGAAATTACCCCACTCACCCAAAGTGATTGTTTTACGGTGTTCTCACGCACCAAGAACAAGTTCGATTTCCCCTTGCATTACCACCAGGAGTTTGAACTGAACTTCATATGGAACGCGCCAGGGGCGAAACGGATGATCGGGGATCACATTGAAGAGATAGAAGATATTGAACTGGTACTGGTGGGACCGGATCTGCAACATGGCTGGTTCACACACAAGTGTACCAGCGCGCAGATCAAGGAGGTGACCATCCAGTTTCACCGCAACTTGTTCGACGAACATTTCCTGCAACGCAACCAGATGAGTTTTATCCGCGCGATGTTTGAGCGCTCCCTGAGAGGCATTCTTTTCTCCCGCGAAACCACCACGGCCATTATGCCGCGTTTAATGGAACTGCCGCAGAAGCATGGATTTGATTCGGTACTGGAGCTGATGTCGATCCTGCACGACCTGTCCATTTCCCGGAACATGCGCACCTTGTCGGATGTTTCTTTCAGCAACATGGAATCGTTCAGTTTCAACAGCCGCCGGGTGAAGGAAGTAATGCATTACCTGAATGCGCATTTCGATAAAAATGTAACCCTATCCGAATGTGCCCGCCTGGCAGCGATGACGGATGTGGCTTTCAGCCGTTTTTTCAAGGCACGGACCGGGAAAACTTTTATTGACACTTTAAATGATATCCGCCTGGGGCACGCTTCGCGGATGTTGATAGAAACCACACAAAGTGTGAACGAGATCGCCTACAAATGCGGTTTCAATAACATGTCGAATTTCAACCGCATCTTCCGGAAGAAAAAAGATTGTACTCCCCGCGATTTCAGGGAAGCCTACACCTCTACCGGCGTGCGGGCTTTTTTCTGA
- a CDS encoding sensor histidine kinase KdpD yields MNRLEALNDQVSSWGNAPDLPEYMRRKLRIFNILNIFGLLTGLFIPLAGILNHDELPWEAWVVAFSPVPISSIVLWLTGKKKHAAAFTLYFLFYPLFTALMYFRQTDLGLELFFILYGVLSVFFLNRLKTVILTCSYCFLGYLLSQILPQQGSIRLVDINPAFFIANQILAGFLIFYALFLIKNETVSFESQLKQQARKLASRNVEIRKQAQEIREKADRLEVQTQELAELNKLKNKLFSIVSHDLRNPVYALRNYFTMARQYDFSGEDVKKALPDIVNDLNYTTNLLENLLTWSKAQITASEIHPSRVDVKEMTEQVLMLMRLQAENKRIRLENKIAACPPVFADPDSVHLVLRNLISNAIKFSPEDSFIEIGASAEGKMVRVFVQDQGKGMSAEEVELLMKGEQFTVEGTSSEQGSGLGLLLCREYLAKNNGRLFIESEKGKGSRFSFLVPALAN; encoded by the coding sequence ATGAACCGACTGGAAGCGTTGAACGACCAGGTTTCCTCATGGGGGAACGCGCCTGATCTTCCCGAATACATGCGTAGAAAACTGCGCATATTTAATATCCTGAATATTTTCGGCCTGCTGACGGGCCTCTTCATCCCATTGGCAGGTATTCTGAATCATGATGAACTGCCCTGGGAGGCGTGGGTGGTAGCTTTCTCGCCTGTTCCCATCAGTTCCATCGTTTTATGGCTTACAGGTAAAAAAAAGCACGCCGCCGCTTTCACCCTCTATTTTCTCTTTTACCCGCTTTTTACGGCGCTTATGTATTTCAGGCAAACGGATCTTGGCCTGGAGTTATTCTTCATCTTATATGGCGTCCTCTCCGTATTCTTTTTAAACAGGCTTAAAACGGTAATTCTTACCTGTTCCTATTGTTTTCTTGGTTACCTTCTCTCTCAAATACTTCCGCAACAAGGCTCCATCAGGTTAGTAGACATCAACCCTGCATTTTTTATCGCTAACCAGATTCTTGCTGGATTCCTTATTTTTTACGCATTGTTCCTGATCAAAAACGAAACAGTTTCCTTTGAAAGTCAGCTCAAACAACAGGCAAGAAAACTCGCATCCAGAAATGTTGAAATCAGGAAACAGGCCCAGGAAATACGTGAAAAAGCCGACCGGCTTGAAGTACAGACCCAGGAACTGGCGGAACTGAACAAGCTGAAAAACAAACTTTTCTCCATCGTGTCCCACGATCTCCGCAACCCGGTTTACGCTTTACGCAATTACTTCACCATGGCCCGTCAGTACGATTTCTCGGGAGAAGATGTAAAAAAAGCATTGCCCGATATTGTAAACGACCTCAACTATACCACAAACCTGCTCGAAAACCTGCTCACCTGGTCGAAGGCACAGATCACCGCCTCGGAAATACATCCTTCCCGCGTTGATGTAAAAGAAATGACAGAACAGGTTTTGATGCTGATGCGCCTGCAGGCCGAAAACAAAAGAATCCGGCTCGAAAATAAAATCGCCGCCTGTCCACCGGTTTTCGCGGACCCCGACTCCGTTCATCTGGTACTGCGCAACCTTATATCCAACGCCATCAAATTCAGTCCGGAAGACAGTTTCATTGAGATTGGCGCCAGCGCAGAAGGAAAAATGGTCCGTGTTTTTGTTCAGGACCAGGGAAAAGGGATGAGCGCCGAGGAAGTCGAACTATTGATGAAGGGAGAACAATTTACAGTTGAGGGTACTTCCAGCGAACAGGGTTCAGGACTTGGACTGCTACTCTGCCGTGAATACCTCGCGAAGAACAATGGAAGGCTTTTTATTGAAAGCGAAAAAGGAAAAGGCAGCCGCTTCTCCTTCCTTGTTCCCGCATTGGCAAACTGA
- a CDS encoding DNA recombination protein RmuC: protein MKPYSNGIYLWCMVFPELLSIVLLALLLLVVVGWWRATAKWSEKLLHAEKALAETNVLLEEKERKLRELDLKQDFRTLAGEVLEEKAAQFNRVQETQLRFMLEPVQQQINQFRQDLDVRLKYDAGDRISLREQIRQMMELNHTLSEQANSLTNALRGQNKTQGNWGEMILESILEHAGLQKQVHYFVQERHENLEGKLIQPDVIVRYPDKRAVVIDSKVSLLAYEQWCNAATKEDRDESARNLVRSMRAHADGLSLRSYQDVVNSLDFVMMFVPVEGAYIAALQTDPALWQYTYSKKVLLISPTNLLAAMKLIYDIWQNDAIHTHALEIAERAGRMYDKLAGFVENVDRVGAQLDKAKQQWEDARKQLGSGKGNLLSQAEQLRQLGIKNNKRLPEAGDV, encoded by the coding sequence TTGAAACCGTATTCAAACGGCATCTATCTTTGGTGCATGGTATTCCCGGAATTGTTAAGTATCGTTTTGCTGGCGCTGCTGCTACTGGTGGTGGTGGGCTGGTGGCGGGCAACCGCAAAATGGAGTGAAAAGTTGTTGCACGCGGAAAAGGCGTTGGCAGAAACGAATGTATTATTGGAAGAAAAGGAGAGGAAACTGCGGGAACTAGACCTGAAGCAGGATTTCCGTACGCTTGCGGGTGAAGTGCTGGAGGAAAAAGCGGCGCAGTTCAACAGGGTGCAGGAAACACAACTGAGGTTTATGCTGGAACCGGTACAGCAACAGATCAACCAGTTCCGCCAGGACCTTGACGTCCGCTTAAAGTACGATGCGGGTGACCGGATATCACTGCGCGAACAGATCCGCCAGATGATGGAATTGAACCACACCCTGAGTGAACAGGCCAATAGCCTTACGAACGCCTTGCGTGGCCAGAACAAAACCCAGGGCAACTGGGGAGAGATGATCCTTGAAAGTATCCTGGAACATGCGGGCCTGCAGAAGCAGGTACACTATTTTGTGCAGGAGCGGCACGAGAACCTGGAAGGAAAGCTTATCCAGCCTGATGTGATCGTGCGGTACCCGGATAAGCGTGCCGTGGTGATCGATTCGAAAGTGTCATTGCTGGCCTATGAACAATGGTGCAACGCCGCAACGAAAGAAGACAGGGATGAATCGGCCAGGAATTTGGTCCGCTCCATGCGTGCCCATGCTGATGGATTATCCCTAAGGTCCTACCAGGATGTGGTGAACAGCCTGGACTTTGTAATGATGTTCGTACCCGTGGAAGGGGCGTATATCGCGGCGTTGCAAACGGATCCGGCGTTGTGGCAATACACCTACTCAAAAAAGGTATTGCTGATCAGTCCTACCAACCTGCTCGCCGCGATGAAACTGATCTATGATATCTGGCAGAACGACGCCATACATACCCATGCGCTCGAAATCGCTGAACGCGCCGGCAGGATGTATGATAAACTGGCTGGCTTCGTGGAGAACGTGGATAGAGTAGGCGCACAGCTGGATAAGGCGAAGCAGCAGTGGGAAGATGCGCGGAAGCAACTGGGTTCGGGTAAAGGAAACCTGTTGTCGCAGGCGGAACAACTCCGGCAGTTAGGGATCAAAAACAATAAACGCCTCCCGGAGGCGGGAGACGTTTAG